AACCAGCTTCTTTAAAATGTATTAAGCATTCCCATAATTTCAAGTGAGCAAACAAATGAGGACTGCCAACTAGCAGCCTATTATCTTCCCTTATTAgtgaaaaattagagagaagtaAAAAGGTTTATGCAaactttcttttatttcttcaattGCATTTACTTAAGAGTCCCAGATTTTAGAAGCAAACAACAACTCCTTCACAGAAAGAGAGGTTAGCTGCTCGGGAGGAGAAACGTTCTTAGACTTGAGTAAAGAAATAAGGAAAGGATCGAATGAGCCTTGATCATCATAGTAAAATACAAGATACTCCAAATCATAGACAAAAGAATCTATTATAGTGAATTTGTGCTTGTATATTCCTTGGAACATTAAAAACTGTTGAACATTGAAATGTCACAAAAACAAGTTGCTATCGTGTCTGTGCCAAAACAAATGGAATTGTACAGATATAGGAAGATCCTGGCGGATTAAAATATCAACCCTCCTGAGAATATATTTTACCAATCAATCATGCAAACCATATACATAAATGTTGATAGATCCTAAGCAATGATGCTGGCACTCTAAATGTATAACAACAGAAACAAGATGCAATTGAATGCTGCTCAATGACCAAATTCTGtgaatgagaaaagaaaaaggtaCTAAATCACTTACAACATTAAACTTCTAATGCTGAATAATGTTAAGTTATGAAATGAACAAACGTGGATGGCCAAAATCTTATGCAGCTGCATGACTGGTAACTATGGAGAGAGGAAAAATGAACTCAATCACTTACAACGGGAATAAATGGATACCATGTTATCGAGAAAGTAATAACTTCTAAAATATTCTGATAATTTAGAGCTCCAAAAGAGAACAAGATTTCTTTGAAGGACAAGATATCAAACCTCTAAGAGGAAATTATGTTTAAAAGGAAGGTTCCTGTCAGAATGTTCAATAGAATAACGCAACATGTCCACTATGGCCAACTCAGTATCATACTCATTTCTACCTGCACACATGATGTTTAGAGTTCAAAAAAATCAGAATCATTGTCATCAAGCATGATGACTCATTTCAGCCTTGCATCACCTGGGATGTCAAAAATTTGTGTAAGTGGAGGAATTCCTAATAATTCACCCAAATAGGTACGGATATGAGCACGGTCAGAGACTGAGAGTTCATCACCATGAGTGACCACAACAACTGGCTTGTTATCTACAATAACACAGAGGGACAAATATTAATCAATTTGGCCAAACATAGATATCATTCATAGACAGGAGAGTTGGAAATGACTAGCAACAGCACATATCAACAGGAAACAAATAAATGAatcaaggaagaaaataaaatgGTACTGGATACATGACAACCCAAGTTTGTGATAGCAGTGTCAATGCATCAAATAAAGGTTTCAGACTTCATGCCATCCAGCGAACACATAAATTACAATCAATGCTACCACAGCTTCATTATCTGTAGCTTGCAACTGTATGCGATTTTCAATTACAGCAAAGGCAAAACTCAGTTTTGTAAGGGTATATTATATATCTGGAGATTTTCATTTGGAATAAACCATTCAAAGTTTTCAGGAGCTATATGTTAGAATTCCTCCTTTACTTAAATATCCAACAGTAGTTAATCCATCTGATTTTATTTCAACTAGTCTATAGGAAGTCTGATCCAGTGAAAACCCTTAGGCTCTTCCGTAACTGGATTTAAGCATCAGTCCCATCTCTCATGAATTTTAGAAATTATCTTAGAAAACTCAATCTACATTTGCAATTAGACAGAGACACCATAAAACAAAATTACTGAACGATATAGTTAAGAAGCTGGATGATTAGACTCCCCAGAATACCACCCGTTATTTCTTTACATATCAGTGATGATTGAACATGAAAATGAAAGCTGATTTAGATACAAGAAGAGAAGACAGCATGAAGATCCATCTCGAGTTATTGCTGGGGATGCTGCCTTAGATGGAAGATAGTCAAAGCATCACCTCTTAGTCACAATTGCATCATCAAGAAATAGTAGAAGAACGATGATGATGTAAGGACCAAGTGAAAAAAGCTTAGCTCTTGTAGGCAAGTACTGAGTGAAGAGGGTTTTAGCCCTTCTATCTCCCTTTTAGTGCAACGGAAAAATGCTAAAGTCCAGCTCAAGGAACCTGTTCTAGCCAACAGATAGTGTGACAACAATTTGACTATGATTTAGACCTTCTCAGAAAGATCATTTGAAGAAAAGGCATTCCTCATATCCATCTATAGAAAGGCAACCAATGAGATATGAAAACAACAAGTGAAACATGGGTAGATTTGTCTTTGCCACAAGGACAAAAGTCTTGTTATAGCCACTTTGTCAGGAACATGAGTAAAGCCATGAGGAAGGTGGTCCTTGTAGCTCTCAACTGAGAGATCAAAGTAAGTTGATATTTTGTAAACTCACTTACATCTAATAAACCAATCAAATATCTGGAACTGCATTTCAAGTCAAGTGCTTGACCATTAGTAGCCCATCATTACATCAAAAATTCAATCCctaataataaaaaagaaaaatgtaaTCAAGAATTACACTATGTATCATGCAAGTAGCAGCGGGATGGCATAGTAAGCAAACCATTTCACCTCATGCTGAAACCTAGAATGCattattagagagagagagagagagagagcaaatgcATGCAAacacagtatatatatatatcctttatATCATAACTtatgaaagggaaaaaaaatatcAGAGTCGTTAAGATAAACATAATTTTTGCCCATACAACAATAATAATCTGGTAAACTAATATTTGTTGTTGATGATAGACACACTCAACCTAGAAAAGTAAACaacttgccaaaaaaaaaaaatcaataatatgTAAGATGACCCAAACAAGTAAAATACAATGCATAAATATTAATCATATTGAAATGTTATTGCCGCTCATAATCAAAGGTAAATAGAACCTGATGTTGGAATTAGGGACAATATGCAAAAACAAATGTACCAAAGAAACAATAACAGAGAAATTTTATAATCAACTATACATTAAAACACTAAGATCATACAAAAGATTCACACCATGGAATGACAAGAACGGATAGTTGAAAGTTTCAGCAAGCATGTCATTGTACTGTGTATCCTTGTCATCCATTGATTTCAGAACAGATATTCCATCAACAACAAATATGACAAAGTTCACCATCCTCTTCTGGCAAGGGCAAAACTGTCCTTGTTGTGCTGTGCCTTTTATTCTCTTCCTTGTAACCACATCATCTGAGTCCCTGTCACAAGAAGGCAGACATATGTCAAAAACGTATAAATATACGCTTCTATATTTAAAAAAGAAATTCAACATATCAATAACATATCAAAATCAAGAAGTTTTAACATCAAAATCAACAAGCGTTAAGAGGAGACAGGCAGTCATTATTAAAAGAAGCAAAATGCACATTGCTATGAGTTGAGAATCAGAACAAATAATCAAGATTGATGTACATAATATTCATAGTAGAGATCACCAATTGATTCCACGTTTTAATGGATCACAAAAACTTACAACATTTGGAATACATGCATCGCTacgaaatcataaataaatttctaCCATTAACTATTTGGGATCATCCTTGCTAATCTTTATTCACCAATAATGTTATTTTCGCAAGCTTTTTCGAAACCATTCTCACAACTTCCAGCCATGTTACTTACTTTAGATTTCATTTTCCTAAATCCTTCAAGAAAGACCTTGGCCCTCTCCTAACCAGCCATGTTACATATCCGCACCATCTTAATGGATTCTTTATCACTTTGCTCTCAATTTGTGCAACTCCAACAGTTACTCTACCATACTCATTCTTCACTAATCACTGTCCTTCCTACCATCATGACACATGAATTCAAGTTCTCATTTATGTTAACTAAACAATCACAACTAACCAAGATCTTATAGGAACATCAAAATAACCCATATTTCACATACTCTCACCTGATCACCATTTGTCGATGACTGACCCCCTGCATCATCCAATGTTGGAGCAATTTGAAGTTATCAGATGACAATGTCGACAAACTACGTGTATCATAGACACAAAGCGACTTCGAATTCCTCGGAATCATGTACTCTTGCAAGAAGCAGGACCCTTCTGTAACCGACACATTATCTGCAacggtacatatatatatgtatataaataataaaagcaGCAATAAGATAAACAACAGGTACCAACTTGGGGAAATACGACCCCTTTGTTTTCATTAAATCAGTAACCAGTTGGCTACTTGCTATCTCTGAAACTTCTTTATAGCGACCCCTTTTGTTGTCCCCACAATTTCTACGGTTCGTTTTTCCTTGCTAACCAGCTCTGTAAATTTTACTTTCTTGTTTAACAAAAGCCGGGTGGCAGCATTGCTGCCTCCTTAATcatttaaaggaaaaaaaaaaaaaaaacttgggggAATATGAAGGTAAGAATACTCACGGGAAACCTGTCCTCTGTCGGGCGCAAACGGGTCATCTTGGAAGACCCTGGTGATCCTGTTGACGAGGGTACTCTTGCCAGACCCTCTCGGCCCGACCAGAAGCAGCGTCGTGGTCTCTGGGATATCGTAATCGCTCGCCTTGGTACCGCCGACCTCCTCGATCCAATCACCAGGCCGATGCCTACCCAGGATCAACAACAAAAGATTGAAGCAAGCAAAACAAAACCAAACGGAGACACACCAAAGTAGTTTATATTCTGTTTTTTCCTTACCTTGCGATGATATTTTTGGCCGCTTGGAGGGCATGGGGTGGCATTCTGGGCGGGGTCACATAAGACTCCAAGACCTCCAAATATGTCTTGTATCGCCGCTGCTGGGACTCATCGTCGGCGGGCTCTAGGTCGGTGGCGAGGCTTGAGTGGTCGCCGGGGTTGGCCTCGGAGTAGGAGACGGACGGGGAGAGAtcggagaaggaggaggaggcgtCCGCCTCATCGGCCGACTCTGCAGAAGAGAGAGTAAGGGGATTTAGAGGGGAGGTACCTGGAGGGAGATGATCGGAACCCCGTCGTCCTCCTCCCATGCCTCCAATCCAATTGCTTCCACTGGAAGGTTTGGTATCACATCACATCACATCTTAATTTCTTAAATAGATAGCTTCAGCGTTAGTGGTTAACCTCCCGGTAACTCCCGGAACTACAGTTGCGCGTGGTGGAAGTAGACACGCCTCCTTTGTTATTTTGGTAGCGTAATCCCATTGGGAGTTTGGGACTCTGctgatattttttgaattttaatgaaGGTAAGACTCAAAAAATCTTATCTTGCTTCTATCTAAACGCGTGACCAGCGTCTCCGTCGACAGACTATTTTATAGTCCGTTATAGCCATTGGATTTCATCAAATCGATACTTGCCGCCCAACATAATAGCTTTCGTGATCTCGGATTGGGAGAACGAACACTGCACGATCCCATGCAGTTAATAATGCCGTCCAAAATAGCATACATTGCTGCTAGGAAGAGGAACCTCTGCCGGTCAACGGGTTGGATCATGACCCAACCCAAAAATCCTGGTGACCTGGCCTTTTTAGGACCCGACCCGACCCTGGAACCCGACCCGAGAATCTGACTTGATCTGAATCTGGTAGTGGAACTAGTTTAGGTGAAAGATAATGGCCTTTTTATTtgttatactttttatattttttgaactaTATTAGATTTTTTTGAGATGTTAATTCCTTCAGCTCTCTTATTCTAGTCTTTTTATGGTGTCATAATATAACATTTTAATTTACTTTTTAATATGATGTGCTCAGGTTATTCAAGCTCCAGCTTGACCAAAATAAGACATTTTATAGTTAAATTGAGCTTTCTTGGTGAAAAGCAGTCGGATACCTTTGCAAATGTGAGTTCTATAAGATTCTCAATTTTAAGTGCAAAATATACATTAAACTCATGCATAGCCTGATAATTAGCATTTAAAGATGGGTTCACTGGTACAAATTAGTGTGGTACGTCATTTGATTTTATGATTTTTCACATGTatcttcttatatatatatatttttccttttcttttttttttctgcacaTCTTCAGAA
The sequence above is a segment of the Elaeis guineensis isolate ETL-2024a chromosome 7, EG11, whole genome shotgun sequence genome. Coding sequences within it:
- the LOC105048535 gene encoding uncharacterized protein, with amino-acid sequence MGGGRRGSDHLPPGTSPLNPLTLSSAESADEADASSSFSDLSPSVSYSEANPGDHSSLATDLEPADDESQQRRYKTYLEVLESYVTPPRMPPHALQAAKNIIARHRPGDWIEEVGGTKASDYDIPETTTLLLVGPRGSGKSTLVNRITRVFQDDPFAPDRGQVSHNVSVTEGSCFLQEYMIPRNSKSLCVYDTRSLSTLSSDNFKLLQHWMMQGVSHRQMVIRDSDDVVTRKRIKGTAQQGQFCPCQKRMVNFVIFVVDGISVLKSMDDKDTQYNDMLAETFNYPFLSFHDNKPVVVVTHGDELSVSDRAHIRTYLGELLGIPPLTQIFDIPGRNEYDTELAIVDMLRYSIEHSDRNLPFKHNFLLEGQRILLRMTNKLQGFGEILELVMIFFWIQVLMLWGIKYLMKW